The genomic segment AATCATTTCATTCGGAGATATAATTTGTGCAAATTGAGAATTTGTCTCAATTTTCTCTAATCTTGGATTGATTGCAATAACATTTTCCCATGGCTCTCGTAATAAGTTCACCAATTGAGCAACAATTCTTTCTAGTAGGATTCTCTCTATCTCTGTAAACTCCCTTATTTTATCAATCATTGAACCCATACCGCCTAAAATTCTATCTATGATGCAATATCCTAAATTAGGAGAGAGTTCAAGTAAAATTGATCCTTTTAAAGGCGAAAAGTCTACACTGGACAATATGACCGGATTCGCTAAAGAATTACTAAATTCATAATATGTGACTGCTTCTGCATTCACAACATCTATTTGAGTTGGAGTGCGTAAATAGCCGGATAAATACGTTGATACAATTCGAGAGTAATTATCAAAAATAATTTCCAAAGTTCTCAATTGTTCCTTCGCAAATTTCGAAGGCCTGGCAAAATCATATTTTTTTATATGCTTTTCCCGGTCAGTGGTTTGAATATTTGAAACATCTAACTCTCCTGTATTCAAAGCCTTCAGCAGCTCATCTATTTCACTTTGCGATAGAACTTCACCCATTTAACCACCTCCCATAGTCTATTCTAACATATCTTGCAAAGCTATTGTACAAAAAATTCTCCAAAGTAAATATCTACTATCGTATCTGTTTGAAATTCGTTTTTGATCTCATTTAATATTTCTTTTCCAATTAATTCTTGTACATTTGGCTCCTGCATTTCTTCATATGTTGAATTACGGATGACATTAATAATAATATGCCTTAAAATATCCATTTTCCCGCTTAACTCTTCATTTAAAGATTTATAATCTTTTTGGCTGCGATCTAAAGCTAATCCGACTGATAGACGAAGTATATGCTTTTCATCGCTATCTTTATCACTAATCAAGTTAGCAGTTATAGGATCACTAATAGACAAAATAGTGATATCTTTCGGATCTACTTTTCTCTCTTCTGCAATCGATACACTCTGTTGACTTGATTCAGCAAGTGACTTGAGTGACTTTAGTGTAAAAGACAATGCAACAGAAACAGCAATTACAGCTGCAAATAAGACACCGATAACAGAATAAATAAATATTTTGCTTTTTTCCATTGTATTTCCCCCTTTAAGCATTACTGATTAATAGCTGCATTTGATGCGTACTCGCTCAAAATTTTAATTTCTACTCTTCTATTTTTTGCTCTCCCCTCTGCAGTAGAATTATCGGCGATAGGGGAATACTCTCCAAAACCTTCGGTTGAAAACTGTTTAGGATCAAAAGATAGCTCATTGATATAATACTTTGCAACTGCAATAGCTCTTGCTGCTGATAATTCCCAATTGCTCGGAAATTGAACAGTACGGATTGGCACATTATCTGTGTGACCTTCAAACCGAATCCTATTATTAGGATATTTTGCAAGCTGGATACCTATTTTATCTAATATCTCAATAGCCTCTGGTTTTAACTCCGCTTTACCAGTATCAAAAAGGACACCATCTTTAAAAGTTAAAGTTACATAATTATCTCCCAATTTTGCATCCACTTTTTCTGTCAAATGATTTTCTTTAATATACTTTTCCATATCTGAATGCATCTTTTTTAGTTCCTCAAGACTCTTTAAATCCATTTGGTCAGTAGTTTCTGAAAAATATTTCTCTAAATCCGGCAATTGGTTGATTCCATTTCCAATTTCACTGCCATCACCTATAACAGAACTTCCTCCCGATAAGATTCCAACAGAACCTTCCAATGAATTAATGAAACCTCTGAATTTTTCAGCATCTACAGTTGACATTGAAAAAAGAAGAACAAAGAAAGTAAGGAGCAAAGTAACCATATCTCCATAAGTATTCATCCACTCCGGTGCACCTTGTTTTACTTCTTCTTCTTGTTTTCTCCTAGACATTTTATTCACCCGCCTTTGCTTCCCCTTCATCTTTTTCATTTACAGTATCACGTAAGGTTGGTGATAAGAATGCTTTCAGTTTTTCTTCAATGATTCTTGGATTCTCCCCTGCTTGGATGGAAAGGAGTCCTTCAATCATAACTTCTTTTAACAATACTTCTTCACTGCTTCTGATCTTTAATTTATTAGCAATTGGAGTGGATATGAAATTAGCTAAAACTGAACCATAAAAAGTTGTTACTAATGCAACTGCCATTGAAGGTCCAATTGAGGAGGGGTCATTTAATTGGTCAAGCATGTTTATAAGACCAATCAATGTTCCAATCATTCCCCAAGCAGGCCCAAGACTAGCAACCGTCTCCCAAAAACCTTGAACTTCTTTATGGCGTCCTTCAACAAAAGCTAATTCTGTCTCCAAAATATTTCTAACTAATTCAGGATCAGTACCATCTACAATTAATAATATACCTTTTTGTAAAAATTTATCTTCCATAGACTGAGCTGCTTCTTCCAAAGCAAGCAGTCCTTCTTTTCGGGCGATATTTGCTAAATCAATAATCTTTTGAATGATATTTCCAGTATCAAACTCCTGAGTTTTAAAAACTAAACGTGCTGATTTTAATGAATTTAAAAATTTATTTAAAGGGTAAGAAATTAAAACAGATGCAAAAGTACCCCCTATTGTAATCATTACAGAAGGAAGATCAAAAAATAAACCTAATCTTCCATTAATCATTATTGATGTTATAACAAATACAATTCCACATATAAATCCAATTATGGTTGAAATATCCAACAACTCCACCTCACTCTGCTAGATGATCTATTCGACTGTAAATTTTTCGCTTATATTGTATCACAGTGCCGATAATTTCATCAATTGTCTCTTTTACCACAATTTTGCGCCCTGTTGTCATAGTAATTACCGTATCTGGAGTTTCTTCCACAAACTCGATTAACTCTGCATTGATTACGATCTGAGTATCATTTAATCTTGTTACTTTAATCATTTATAATCCCGCCTTTTATGACATAAATTTGAAATTCTATTGTAAAAAGGCATAATAAATTTCCACACACTTTAAGTCTTTAAGACTTAAAGTGTGTGAACTTTATTTTAACGTTTTAAATTAACTAACTCTTGAAGCATTTCATCTGAAGCAGTAATAATTCTTGAGTTAGCCTGGAAGCCCCTTTGAGTAGTAATCATTTCTGTAAATTCTTTAGAAAGATCCACATTCGACATCTCAAGTACTCCTCCTAGAAGTACAGGTTCTTCTCCGATTCCATCAAACTCACCAGAGTTGGCAGTAGCAGCAAAAAGATTATCTCCAACTTTTTCAAGTCCAGCAGGATTTCTAAAGGTTGCAACAACTACCTGTCCTAATATTTTTTGTTGTCCGTTACTGTATTGCCCTATGATAATTCCATCAGAACCTATACTGTATCCATTAAGTTTGCCCGCTGCACGGCCAGCACCTAATCCATTAGAATCTCCCATAAGAGGATCAATATCTGTTTTTTGGTTATATTGTGTTAAACCTGTAACATTTACTGTAAGTGGTCCAATAGTAGATTTTATAGGTGTTCCACTTACAAGGTCAGTAGTTGATGATAAATCAAATGCATTGCCACCAGCATTGGCTATTGTAAATATTCCTTGCCCTGTGGAATTTGCCGCATCAAAATTCCCTTTGGAATCAAATGCAATTTCTATAGTACTTCCTCCAGTAGGACCTTTTAAAGTATATTTTTGCCCATTAGTATCTACTATTTCTAAATCTTCAGGAATCTGCAATTCCCATTTTGCGGAAGTTGAATTATATGCTATTTCAAAATTACCACTATAAAGATTTCCTAAACTATCATAGAATTGAAGTTCAACAGAAACTGGTTCATTTCTGTTTGCTGTACTAATATTTCCTTCAAGACGAAGATGTGTTGTAGCTTCCGGAGCTGCACTTAGGTTTTCAGGTTTATCTAATTTTAAATCCACTACATTTCCTCTTTGAATTGCTGTTCCATCACTTGTTGCAGGCCATCCTTTAACTTTCATACCATTAGGAATAACTAAGTTTCCATCATCATCCTTACGAAGAGCACCAGCTCTTGTAAAATATGTTCCACTTTCATCGCCAACTACAAAGAATCCGTCGCCATCGATCATTAGATCAAAAGGATTATCTGTTCTTTGAGAAGCACCAGTAGTCATAAGTGTATCAACAGAAGCGACATTAACTCCCAATCCAACCTGCATTGGGTTTCTTCCACCTCTTCCCGTCTGGGCACTTGCTCCACTGGCTCCTTGAAGAGTCTGACTAAAAATCTCATTGAAAGTCACGCGACTGGATTTAAAAGCCGTGGTATTTACATTGGCAATATTATTACCGATAACATCCATCTTTGTTTGATGAACTCTTAATCCGGAAACTCCGGAAAACATTGATCTCATCATGATCAATCGACCTCCTTATGATTAGTTAAATTGGTGTGCTGTCATCCATCTCTTCAATCAGTCCAAGATGAAAGCCTCCTCTAAAAAGGTCCAGCTATACAATAACAGCACCATCGATATTCGTAAAAATTGCTTCTTTTTCTCCACTTGAATCGAGTGCAGTTACCACAGTACGACTTCTGACATTAACAACTAATGCAACTTTATCAATTAATACAAGGGAATCTTTTATTCCTTTTTCTTCAGCCTTTTCAATTCCCACTTGCAATTTTTTTATTTGCTCATCACTTAATTTTATCTGTCTGGAATTTAACCTCATAGCAGCATGTTTTGAAAATTTCACTTGGTCATTCAACGCTAGTTTATCTTTTAATATTTGATCAAACTGACTCAAAGTTCCATCATAGACAGGATTTAATGGATTGCTTCGTGTTATTTGATCGTTTTTAGTTATAGGGTGTGTTATGAGGTTCTTGGTAATTTTCATTAAATCACCTCCTAAGCTAATCCCTAAACACTTTATCAATATCTTCAAGAGTCATTGCTTTTCCATTAACAACAGCATAAGTATTTCTTCCTCTTATGAAGATATATTCTACTTCCCCTTCAATCTTTTCATAATCTTGTGTTTCCGTGTTATAGTAAGAGCCCATTATGCGTTTGCCCACCAGAGAATCTTTTTCTACAACTCCCTCGATACTATCCAGAGCTGTTTCAATCATTCCTTCATTAGAACCGATCACAACATACGGTTTGCCAGCTTTCATATTAATGTGTTGTACTTTTCCTTCAATATATTCTGTTTCATTAGATTCAGGATTCTTTCTTGCAAACTGTACAACCTTACCAATGAGTTCAAAAGCATTTGTGATTTGATCATCAGTTCCGATAATTTCAGATTCAGTTACAATTTCCACTTTGGAAGCAGGAATTTCCTTACCCTCTACAACAAGATATGGCTCACCATTTTTCATTTTAACATACTCTACTTTTCCTTGAACAGTTTCAGTCTGAGATGTCTGTTCATTCGTGACAGTTGCCTGTATTTCTTTTCCCAGTAATGCAAATGCCTTAGTAGCTTCAAAACTACGATTCATATTCTGCATTTGCTCTAAGGAAGTAAATTGTGCCATCTGGGCTAAAAATTCTTTATCATCAGTAGGATTTAAAGGATCTTGATATCTGAGCTGTGTAACCAAAAGCTGCAAAAATGCATCTTTACCTAATTCATTTTTAGCTGAGGTACTTGCTTTTTCATACTGGATCTTTGAATCTGTAGCACTAACATAGTTTACATTTGCCATCATTTCACCTCCTAAATATATGCAATGAAACTTTATGCTGAAAAATCGATCTCGCTGTCAGATCGCCTATAAGGGTTATTGTATTCAGCATTGTAGTTTTCCACCGAATCATCACTCAGATCAGAAAGGATTTCTCTTATCCTTTTAGCTGACTTAGATGTATTTCTCTCCATGAAATTAGAGCCTTGATCCTGAAATTCTTGTTTTACTGAAACCTCCAAATTTTGGATAAGAAAACCTTGTTCTTGAAGTACATCTTTAAGTTGGTTAAAGTTCGCTTCAATAATTTCTTTAACTGTTTGACTTTCAGCAACAAACTGAGCAGTAATAATACCTCTTTCAGTTATGATTTTCAAAGATAAGTTTCCTAAATGATCTGGTTTGAGCTGAAGATTCATTTCTGTTGTATCTTCTGTGATATTAACCTTTATATGCTCTACCATCTGATTAATAAGCTGCTCTGTATTGACTGAATGAGGGTTAATTTGAGCCTGAGTACTCTCAATGATTCGACCATCAGATATGATATTCTGCTGAACGATGATATTATTGCCGTTGAGTTCTATGTTTTCAACGAATTCGTTATTTAAGTTAACAGCTCCAATTTCATCGCTTTCTTCTAATTCATCATTACTTAAAGTAGATGAACTATTGGTTGAAATAGCCTCATCTTTCTTAATATCAATTACAGTAATTTCATCAGTTACCGTTTGAGACTGAGTATCAGAATTGTTCTGTGAAAAATTAGTATCAAATTGAGATTGCTTTTCTAAAAGCACATTATTTGAAGTAGTTGGTATGTTTTGCGCTGATTCTTCTTGAGTCTGTTTTTCCATAAATAAATCTATCTGCATCATTTCTTCATTATTAATCGTGGTACTTTTTAATATTTCATTACTACCAACTATGTTTTGTAGAATAGGAAAACTCTCTTTTAGATCTTGGAATAAACTCATAATATCTTTATAAGTCTGATTGATATTTGGAATAGAAAGTAATTCCATAGAATCTTCAACATTATGAATATGTTGAAGAAACTGCTGTAAATTTTGAGGCAAAAGTAAATCAAACACAGTAATTCCAAGTTCGTTTAAAACTGATTCTATTTCCTCTTCAGTCATACCAGTTTTTTCTGCTAGTGCATCAATTACTTCATCTTCAGTTGGAACTTCTTTGTCTTTATTTGTGTATTGTGCTTGAGAGTTTTCTACCTTATCGTTATGTTTTTCATGAAGGGAAGTTTTAATATTTTTTTCATTTCGAGAAATTGAAACTTCTGATTGAACAGGATCATGATTTTGCTTACTGTTTTGAGTATTTTTTAAAACACTTCCAAAGCTCTCCTGATTCTCATTAAAAAGTTCCCTTTTACTAACATTTTGATTGATCTGTGCTCGCCCAATAGAAAACTCCATTGTAGATAGCTGAATATTCATCTGTCTCCCTCCTTTCTTCTTATGGTGCCATCGTTTTAACTATTTTTGCTGCATCTGTGGGATTCATTTCTCCCAGGATAGCAGCTTGTTGTTCACTATCTATATTTTGAAGAATAAGAACAACCAAATCAATATCTGTGCTGACCATTTCTTCAAAAAGTTTTGCTGCATTTTCAGGGTCCATAGCTTGAAATGGTTCAGCATATTTTTTTGCATCCTGTATCAGTTTTTCTTCACCAATCAATCTTTCATATATTTCTGCTGCTGTATCAGGATACATTTCCTTATAAAACTCTAAAAATTCAGTTGAATTTTGTGTTGCAACCATTTCATCAAACTTTTTCTTATCTTCTCTAAACTGAATTTGTGTGGCTTCAATTTCTTTCAATCTAGCAATTTCATTCTCAAGCTTTTCAATTGTATCTTTATCCATATCAAGCAGTTGTTGCTTTTTTTCCAATTCATCTTGAAGTTTTTCTATAGTTTGAATGAGATCCTCTTTTGAATATTGGGCATATTTATTTTCATTTTCCTTTTTGGGAAGAAGCAAATTATTTACGATTGGTACTTTCTCCAAATGAGTTCTCAGATATTTCTCTGTTAAATTTCCTATATTAAAGCGAATTACAGTCCCTATCCCTATAATAATTAATAATATAATAGTGGAAGTAATAATTAATGGCTTTTTACTTTTTTTATACTCTTGAATTTCAATTTCGTCATTTTTACTTTCTTTAGTCTTTGTAGTTAATTTTGCCATTTTTTTGCCTCCATCCATTATCGGCTTTGAGATTTAAAGCTGACAATTTCATCAATAATCTTTTGCTCTTCTCTATTTGACTCTTCCAAATATTCATTCCATCGCTTTTCCTTTAAAGCTTCCAGCATCTTTCTTTGCTTAACTGCTTCTAATAATTCTTCTCGTTTTTTATCAGCATAAAGTGCTGCTTTTTTTACTCTTTTCTCTTGTTCAACAGTTTTTCTTTTTAATAACTGAAGGTATTGATTATAGGAAATAATTTCTTCAGGAATAATTTGATGTTTTATTCTATTACGTAAGTCCTCAGAACAATAAATTGATTCATTAATTAAACTCTGTTTCTTTTCATTTTCAATTTGAAGCTTTCTTGTCGCGGCTCCAAATTCTTGCTTTTTCTTATCCTCTAATTTCTCTCTAAGACTTAAGATATTATCCATTCGGAATTGAAATCGGCCCATAAACTGCTCCTTCTAATTAATTTTTAAGCAGAAACGATTTTATTCATTTCTTCCAGAACTTC from the Defluviitalea raffinosedens genome contains:
- the fliM gene encoding flagellar motor switch protein FliM; the protein is MGEVLSQSEIDELLKALNTGELDVSNIQTTDREKHIKKYDFARPSKFAKEQLRTLEIIFDNYSRIVSTYLSGYLRTPTQIDVVNAEAVTYYEFSNSLANPVILSSVDFSPLKGSILLELSPNLGYCIIDRILGGMGSMIDKIREFTEIERILLERIVAQLVNLLREPWENVIAINPRLEKIETNSQFAQIISPNEMIALVTLNMKIGEVEGMMNICIPHLVIEPIMDRLNTKYWFTTVEQDDNVTYRKYLERRLEIAKIPVKAVLGKTYITVGEFINLQVGDVIKLDSYTNSDLDVMVGNLLKFRAKPGIFKNRNAIQITSIERKEDE
- a CDS encoding flagellar basal body-associated FliL family protein, whose amino-acid sequence is MEKSKIFIYSVIGVLFAAVIAVSVALSFTLKSLKSLAESSQQSVSIAEERKVDPKDITILSISDPITANLISDKDSDEKHILRLSVGLALDRSQKDYKSLNEELSGKMDILRHIIINVIRNSTYEEMQEPNVQELIGKEILNEIKNEFQTDTIVDIYFGEFFVQ
- a CDS encoding OmpA family protein codes for the protein MSRRKQEEEVKQGAPEWMNTYGDMVTLLLTFFVLLFSMSTVDAEKFRGFINSLEGSVGILSGGSSVIGDGSEIGNGINQLPDLEKYFSETTDQMDLKSLEELKKMHSDMEKYIKENHLTEKVDAKLGDNYVTLTFKDGVLFDTGKAELKPEAIEILDKIGIQLAKYPNNRIRFEGHTDNVPIRTVQFPSNWELSAARAIAVAKYYINELSFDPKQFSTEGFGEYSPIADNSTAEGRAKNRRVEIKILSEYASNAAINQ
- a CDS encoding motility protein A, whose amino-acid sequence is MDISTIIGFICGIVFVITSIMINGRLGLFFDLPSVMITIGGTFASVLISYPLNKFLNSLKSARLVFKTQEFDTGNIIQKIIDLANIARKEGLLALEEAAQSMEDKFLQKGILLIVDGTDPELVRNILETELAFVEGRHKEVQGFWETVASLGPAWGMIGTLIGLINMLDQLNDPSSIGPSMAVALVTTFYGSVLANFISTPIANKLKIRSSEEVLLKEVMIEGLLSIQAGENPRIIEEKLKAFLSPTLRDTVNEKDEGEAKAGE
- a CDS encoding flagellar FlbD family protein, with protein sequence MIKVTRLNDTQIVINAELIEFVEETPDTVITMTTGRKIVVKETIDEIIGTVIQYKRKIYSRIDHLAE
- a CDS encoding flagellar hook protein FlgE — encoded protein: MMRSMFSGVSGLRVHQTKMDVIGNNIANVNTTAFKSSRVTFNEIFSQTLQGASGASAQTGRGGRNPMQVGLGVNVASVDTLMTTGASQRTDNPFDLMIDGDGFFVVGDESGTYFTRAGALRKDDDGNLVIPNGMKVKGWPATSDGTAIQRGNVVDLKLDKPENLSAAPEATTHLRLEGNISTANRNEPVSVELQFYDSLGNLYSGNFEIAYNSTSAKWELQIPEDLEIVDTNGQKYTLKGPTGGSTIEIAFDSKGNFDAANSTGQGIFTIANAGGNAFDLSSTTDLVSGTPIKSTIGPLTVNVTGLTQYNQKTDIDPLMGDSNGLGAGRAAGKLNGYSIGSDGIIIGQYSNGQQKILGQVVVATFRNPAGLEKVGDNLFAATANSGEFDGIGEEPVLLGGVLEMSNVDLSKEFTEMITTQRGFQANSRIITASDEMLQELVNLKR
- a CDS encoding TIGR02530 family flagellar biosynthesis protein; translation: MKITKNLITHPITKNDQITRSNPLNPVYDGTLSQFDQILKDKLALNDQVKFSKHAAMRLNSRQIKLSDEQIKKLQVGIEKAEEKGIKDSLVLIDKVALVVNVRSRTVVTALDSSGEKEAIFTNIDGAVIV
- a CDS encoding flagellar hook capping FlgD N-terminal domain-containing protein, which translates into the protein MANVNYVSATDSKIQYEKASTSAKNELGKDAFLQLLVTQLRYQDPLNPTDDKEFLAQMAQFTSLEQMQNMNRSFEATKAFALLGKEIQATVTNEQTSQTETVQGKVEYVKMKNGEPYLVVEGKEIPASKVEIVTESEIIGTDDQITNAFELIGKVVQFARKNPESNETEYIEGKVQHINMKAGKPYVVIGSNEGMIETALDSIEGVVEKDSLVGKRIMGSYYNTETQDYEKIEGEVEYIFIRGRNTYAVVNGKAMTLEDIDKVFRD
- a CDS encoding flagellar hook-length control protein FliK; this translates as MNIQLSTMEFSIGRAQINQNVSKRELFNENQESFGSVLKNTQNSKQNHDPVQSEVSISRNEKNIKTSLHEKHNDKVENSQAQYTNKDKEVPTEDEVIDALAEKTGMTEEEIESVLNELGITVFDLLLPQNLQQFLQHIHNVEDSMELLSIPNINQTYKDIMSLFQDLKESFPILQNIVGSNEILKSTTINNEEMMQIDLFMEKQTQEESAQNIPTTSNNVLLEKQSQFDTNFSQNNSDTQSQTVTDEITVIDIKKDEAISTNSSSTLSNDELEESDEIGAVNLNNEFVENIELNGNNIIVQQNIISDGRIIESTQAQINPHSVNTEQLINQMVEHIKVNITEDTTEMNLQLKPDHLGNLSLKIITERGIITAQFVAESQTVKEIIEANFNQLKDVLQEQGFLIQNLEVSVKQEFQDQGSNFMERNTSKSAKRIREILSDLSDDSVENYNAEYNNPYRRSDSEIDFSA
- the fliJ gene encoding flagellar export protein FliJ, translated to MGRFQFRMDNILSLREKLEDKKKQEFGAATRKLQIENEKKQSLINESIYCSEDLRNRIKHQIIPEEIISYNQYLQLLKRKTVEQEKRVKKAALYADKKREELLEAVKQRKMLEALKEKRWNEYLEESNREEQKIIDEIVSFKSQSR